A region of [Bacteroides] pectinophilus DNA encodes the following proteins:
- the tuf gene encoding elongation factor Tu codes for MAKAKFERTKPHCNIGTIGHVDHGKTTLTAAITKTLHERLGTGEAVAFENIDKAPEERERGITISSAHVEYETEKRHYAHVDCPGHADYVKNMITGAAQMDAAILVVAATDGVMAQTREHILLARQVGVPYVVVFMNKCDMVDDPELLELVDMEIRELLNEYDFPGDDTPIIQGSALKALEDPQSEWGDKILELMHTIDEYVPDPKRETDKPFLMPVEDVFSITGRGTVATGRVERGVLHLNEEVEIVGISDETRKVVVTGIEMFRKLLDEAEPGDNIGALLRGVQRDEIERGQVLCKPGSITPHKKFTAQVYVLTKDEGGRHTPFFNNYRPQFYFRTTDVTGVCELPAGTEMCMPGDNVEMTIELIHRVAMEQGLRFAIREGGRTVGSGAVATIIE; via the coding sequence ATGGCTAAAGCTAAATTTGAGAGAACTAAACCACATTGTAACATTGGTACAATTGGACACGTAGATCATGGTAAGACTACACTTACAGCTGCTATTACAAAGACTCTTCATGAGAGACTTGGTACAGGTGAGGCTGTTGCATTCGAGAACATCGATAAGGCTCCAGAGGAAAGAGAAAGAGGTATCACAATTTCTTCAGCTCACGTTGAGTATGAGACAGAGAAGAGACATTATGCACACGTTGACTGTCCTGGACATGCTGACTACGTTAAGAACATGATCACAGGTGCTGCACAGATGGATGCTGCTATCCTTGTTGTTGCTGCTACTGATGGTGTTATGGCTCAGACAAGAGAGCATATCCTTCTTGCTCGTCAGGTTGGTGTTCCTTACGTTGTTGTATTCATGAATAAGTGTGATATGGTTGATGATCCAGAGCTTCTTGAGCTCGTAGATATGGAGATCAGAGAGCTTCTTAACGAGTATGACTTCCCAGGCGATGATACACCTATCATCCAGGGTTCAGCTCTTAAGGCACTTGAGGATCCACAGAGCGAGTGGGGCGACAAGATTCTTGAGCTTATGCATACAATCGATGAGTATGTTCCAGATCCAAAGAGAGAGACAGATAAGCCATTCCTTATGCCAGTAGAGGATGTATTCTCAATCACAGGCCGTGGTACTGTTGCTACAGGTAGAGTTGAGAGAGGTGTTCTCCACCTTAATGAGGAAGTTGAAATCGTTGGTATTTCAGATGAGACTCGTAAGGTAGTTGTAACAGGTATCGAGATGTTCCGTAAGCTCCTTGATGAGGCTGAGCCAGGTGATAACATCGGTGCTCTTCTTCGTGGTGTTCAGAGAGATGAGATTGAAAGAGGTCAGGTTCTTTGTAAGCCAGGTTCAATCACACCTCATAAGAAGTTTACAGCTCAGGTTTACGTTCTTACAAAGGACGAGGGTGGCCGTCATACACCATTCTTCAACAACTACAGACCACAGTTCTACTTCAGAACAACTGATGTTACAGGTGTTTGCGAGCTTCCAGCTGGTACAGAGATGTGCATGCCTGGTGACAACGTAGAGATGACAATCGAGCTTATCCACAGAGTAGCTATGGAGCAGGGTCTTCGTTTCGCTATTCGTGAGGGTGGCCGTACAGTTGGTTCAGGTGCTGTTGCTACAATCATCGAGTAA
- a CDS encoding MATE family efflux transporter — protein sequence MTKDLTTGKIMPILVKFTIPLVLGNLFQLTYNAVDSIIVGHFVGKEALAAVGICNPISTLMILFLNGLCMGAGILMGMQYGARDYDTLHRQISTTMISGVIFSALLTLLCVVFAVPILNLMQVDASIMDMTKEYLRIIFVGLVFTFLYNFFSSTLRALGDSNSPLYFLIISAVLNIFGDLFFVVVLKAGSNGCAVSTVLSEALCCLFCIIYIQKKVPVLRLGKKWLVFDASLLKQTIAYGWASAMQQATVQLGKLGIQAIVNTMGVSVAAAFAVVNRIDDFAYTPEQNIAHAMTALMAQNKGAGKNDRMREGFRCGIILEIIYGIAIFIVCFTFARQLMMMFVKDEEVIGHGVTYLHLISIMYLLPALTNGIQGFFRGIGDLKITLISSFVNMGVRVLAAAPLVLILGLGIEALPFSYLAGWIGMLIAEVPLLIRTYKN from the coding sequence ATGACAAAGGATCTGACAACGGGAAAGATAATGCCGATACTGGTTAAGTTCACAATTCCGCTTGTACTCGGTAATCTGTTCCAGCTTACATATAATGCGGTTGACAGTATAATAGTAGGACATTTTGTTGGAAAAGAGGCACTGGCGGCAGTAGGCATATGCAATCCCATAAGCACATTGATGATACTGTTTCTTAACGGTCTGTGCATGGGCGCGGGTATACTTATGGGAATGCAGTATGGTGCCAGGGATTATGATACTCTTCACAGACAGATAAGTACAACCATGATATCGGGTGTCATATTCTCGGCGCTGCTTACGTTACTGTGCGTGGTGTTTGCGGTACCGATTCTTAACCTGATGCAGGTGGATGCATCGATAATGGATATGACCAAAGAATATTTAAGAATAATATTCGTGGGTCTTGTGTTTACATTCCTTTATAATTTTTTCTCAAGTACGTTAAGAGCGCTTGGAGACAGTAACTCTCCGCTTTATTTTCTTATTATAAGCGCGGTGCTTAATATATTCGGAGATCTGTTCTTTGTTGTTGTGCTTAAGGCGGGAAGTAACGGCTGTGCCGTATCTACCGTGCTCAGTGAGGCGTTGTGCTGTCTGTTCTGTATAATCTATATACAGAAGAAGGTACCGGTACTGCGTCTTGGCAAAAAATGGCTTGTATTTGATGCAAGTCTTCTTAAGCAGACTATAGCCTATGGATGGGCTTCGGCAATGCAGCAGGCAACAGTGCAGCTTGGCAAGCTTGGAATACAGGCAATAGTCAATACTATGGGAGTATCGGTTGCAGCGGCATTTGCGGTAGTAAACAGGATTGATGATTTTGCATATACACCCGAACAGAACATAGCGCATGCCATGACGGCACTTATGGCGCAGAATAAGGGCGCCGGTAAGAATGACAGGATGCGTGAAGGCTTCAGGTGTGGAATTATCCTTGAGATTATATACGGAATTGCAATATTTATAGTATGTTTTACATTTGCAAGACAGCTTATGATGATGTTTGTTAAAGATGAAGAGGTTATAGGGCATGGCGTTACATATCTGCATCTTATATCAATAATGTATCTTCTTCCTGCACTCACTAATGGCATCCAGGGATTCTTCCGGGGAATAGGAGACCTTAAGATTACTCTTATAAGCAGTTTTGTTAACATGGGGGTCAGGGTACTTGCGGCAGCGCCGCTTGTACTTATATTAGGTCTGGGAATAGAGGCACTCCCATTCTCATATCTCGCAGGCTGGATAGGAATGCTTATTGCAGAAGTTCCGCTTCTTATCAGAACTTATAAAAATTAA
- a CDS encoding pyridoxamine 5'-phosphate oxidase family protein, with amino-acid sequence MRRSDKEITEFAEKLKVLDRCDVIRLGMVDDGKAYVVPVNFGYNVENGQISIYFHCAGEGRKVDVLAKNPNVFFEADYNFDVVKGETACRWTARYASVMGEAVAGQLMSEEEKIAAFRIIMKKYGYEGEPHFDSAALARTHLYRLTVTDITAKKSKM; translated from the coding sequence ATGAGAAGAAGTGATAAAGAAATAACGGAATTTGCCGAGAAACTTAAGGTACTTGACAGATGTGATGTTATAAGGCTTGGAATGGTGGACGATGGTAAGGCATATGTTGTCCCGGTGAATTTTGGATATAACGTGGAGAACGGACAGATATCAATATATTTTCACTGCGCAGGTGAGGGACGTAAGGTAGATGTTCTTGCTAAGAATCCAAATGTATTCTTCGAGGCTGATTATAACTTTGATGTTGTGAAAGGCGAGACAGCGTGCAGATGGACAGCCAGATATGCGAGTGTAATGGGAGAAGCGGTTGCCGGGCAGCTTATGTCTGAGGAAGAAAAAATTGCTGCATTCAGGATAATAATGAAAAAGTACGGATATGAGGGAGAGCCGCATTTTGACAGTGCGGCGCTTGCAAGGACACATCTGTACAGATTGACGGTAACAGATATTACGGCTAAGAAAAGTAAGATGTAG
- a CDS encoding ABC transporter ATP-binding protein/permease, which produces MSIMKRGTKNTIFRELFMKNSGWFVLELACSYLAAKVLLLGNNRISDAIDAMFAGNLGECIDRQFWIYVGVLVVLGFAFTYIQSIATKIFAANMQTGFRAAAGKKLMQLEYRYFDTHTSGRVLNNFLDDVAKISDYYSEILPTIVTSVVTIVTIIFSLARLDGLLTALLLVVVPVMMLVSRLTGEKVSGLTRKHSQYHDEVNELAYDAISGINVVKSYNLEDYFKDKIKKTNRTILGFEYRRNAISSIAWVAGDIVQCAPCVILGIAALWRVQTGHITIGEMSYFMLLLDRVVPPLGMLPHYFIDARINLVSRNRLEEIMDYPSESAADGNGNSMCGTTDTGNGACAVEFKNVSFAYDTSGCVLDDFNLRIEKGRNVAIVGESGGGKSTIFKLICGFYKPDKGEVNVFGEEAGRNDYDELRSHIALVSQDTFLFPESIAWNVACGDMSVGMDRIIECCKKARIHDDIMKMPEGYATNAGERGDRLSGGQKQRIAIARALLKNAELILFDEPTASVDVENEEQIKNALEELAKNHTIMTIAHRLNTIENAECIYVLQKGRIVQKGTHRELMDSEGVYSRLYRMSSEEEADA; this is translated from the coding sequence ATGAGCATAATGAAGAGGGGAACGAAAAACACAATATTCAGGGAACTGTTTATGAAAAATTCCGGCTGGTTTGTGCTGGAGCTTGCGTGCTCATATCTGGCAGCCAAGGTGCTGCTGCTTGGCAATAACAGGATATCGGATGCAATAGATGCCATGTTTGCAGGAAATCTTGGAGAATGCATAGACAGGCAGTTCTGGATATATGTGGGTGTTCTTGTCGTACTGGGATTCGCATTTACATATATACAGAGCATTGCAACTAAGATATTTGCAGCTAATATGCAGACTGGTTTCAGAGCGGCTGCCGGAAAAAAGCTTATGCAGCTTGAGTATAGGTATTTTGACACACATACTTCAGGAAGGGTGCTCAATAATTTCCTTGATGATGTTGCCAAAATATCGGATTATTATTCGGAGATTCTTCCGACTATTGTGACATCTGTAGTTACAATTGTAACGATAATATTTTCACTTGCACGTCTTGATGGACTTCTTACAGCACTTCTTCTTGTAGTGGTTCCTGTCATGATGCTTGTGTCGAGGCTTACCGGGGAGAAGGTATCCGGGCTTACAAGAAAGCATTCGCAGTACCATGATGAGGTAAATGAGCTGGCTTATGATGCAATAAGCGGAATAAATGTAGTCAAAAGCTATAACCTTGAGGATTATTTTAAAGATAAAATAAAGAAAACAAACAGGACGATTCTCGGATTTGAATACAGGCGCAATGCAATCTCGTCGATAGCGTGGGTTGCGGGAGACATAGTGCAGTGTGCTCCGTGTGTGATACTTGGAATTGCTGCATTGTGGCGTGTGCAGACGGGACACATTACAATCGGTGAAATGTCATATTTTATGCTGCTTCTTGACAGGGTGGTTCCGCCTCTGGGAATGCTTCCACATTATTTTATAGATGCAAGGATTAATCTTGTATCCAGGAACAGGCTTGAGGAGATTATGGATTATCCGTCAGAGAGTGCGGCGGACGGCAACGGTAACAGTATGTGTGGCACAACTGATACAGGCAACGGCGCGTGTGCGGTTGAATTTAAGAATGTAAGCTTTGCGTATGACACATCAGGCTGTGTGCTGGATGATTTTAATCTTAGAATAGAAAAGGGGCGGAATGTAGCGATTGTCGGCGAATCTGGCGGAGGCAAAAGTACGATATTTAAGCTGATATGTGGCTTCTATAAGCCTGACAAAGGCGAGGTTAATGTATTTGGAGAAGAGGCGGGCAGAAATGATTATGATGAGCTGAGGTCTCATATAGCACTTGTGTCGCAGGATACATTTCTTTTCCCTGAAAGTATTGCATGGAATGTTGCCTGTGGAGATATGAGTGTTGGAATGGACCGGATTATCGAGTGCTGCAAAAAGGCACGAATCCATGATGATATCATGAAAATGCCCGAAGGGTATGCGACAAATGCCGGAGAGCGCGGAGACAGGCTGTCAGGAGGGCAGAAGCAGAGAATAGCGATTGCAAGGGCACTGCTTAAGAATGCAGAGCTGATTCTGTTTGATGAGCCTACAGCATCAGTTGACGTTGAGAATGAGGAACAGATAAAAAATGCGCTGGAGGAGCTTGCAAAGAATCATACGATTATGACAATCGCCCACAGGCTTAATACGATTGAAAATGCAGAGTGTATATATGTACTGCAGAAAGGAAGGATTGTACAGAAGGGTACGCACAGAGAGCTTATGGACAGTGAAGGCGTATACAGCAGGCTGTACAGGATGAGCAGTGAAGAGGAGGCGGACGCATGA
- a CDS encoding SseB family protein — MENRVRNRNDNVDEGLAGNERLEEAIAALQMEPSEEMLAHVLTVVRQRMREGGQFIVAVDPKAADAGLSIQAVKTDDGRMWWSVFTSFDEELKGSGSVMSTFMSGIGQILKTAGEVEGISGIIINPWNRTLMLDKNLINIILGAK; from the coding sequence ATGGAGAATAGAGTGAGAAATCGTAACGATAATGTAGATGAAGGACTTGCAGGTAATGAAAGACTTGAAGAGGCGATAGCAGCATTGCAGATGGAACCGTCGGAAGAAATGCTGGCACATGTGCTTACGGTGGTAAGACAGCGTATGAGAGAAGGCGGACAGTTTATTGTAGCTGTTGACCCAAAAGCCGCGGATGCGGGGCTTAGTATTCAGGCGGTTAAGACTGATGACGGAAGAATGTGGTGGAGTGTGTTCACGTCATTTGATGAGGAGCTGAAGGGCTCTGGCAGCGTAATGTCGACTTTTATGTCAGGTATAGGACAGATACTTAAGACAGCCGGAGAAGTGGAAGGGATAAGCGGCATTATAATTAATCCGTGGAACAGAACGCTGATGCTTGATAAGAATCTGATTAATATAATACTTGGAGCAAAGTAG
- a CDS encoding MMPL family transporter, with translation MKENSQDKNFMYKLAEFIVDKRNLFFLIYIIALVFCIFSRNWVKVENDVTKYLPDSTETRQGLTVMNDQFVTYGTAQVLLANISYDRAQEAADMIEDINGVTSVTFDNTEDHYKGTSALLDVTFDGEEEDQISIDAMNEIKDKLTGYDVYYSTSVANDDSANLESEMQVVTAIAAVIIVVVLLLTSKSYAEVPVLLITFIAAALLNMGTNFLLGTISFISNSVTIVLQLALAIDYAIILCHRYTEERENLPAREATITALSKAIPEISSSSLTTVSGLLALAFMQFKIGEDLAVVLIKAIILSLISVFTLMPGLIMVFSKWMDKTVHKNLIPSISAVGKFAIKTKYIIPPIFAAVIIVACVFANMCPYCFSTGSTSTPRKSESTIAQEKIDSTFGSRNMIALVVPAGNYEAEKNLLADLDACDEVKSTQGLANTEAMDGYMLTDSLTPREFSELVGLDYEVAQLLYSAYAINQENYGEVINSSSKYSVPLIDMFEFLLDEIDKGYVTLEGDLKDQMDDLSGQLDKALLQLKTDDYSRLVVYLNLPEEGDETFAFLDRVHEMMAKYYTDNYYVVGNSTSDYDLSSSFSRDNLVISILSALFVIIILLFTFKSAGLPVLLILVIQGSIWINFSFPYLMDSPLYFLGYLVVNSIQMGANIDYAIVISSRYDDLKKQLPIKEAIIETLNQAFPTIITSGSILAAAGILISFLSTNGVISAIGTCLGRGTIISIILVMGVLPQILYLGDVIIEKTRFSINTDNLIQNTGGTMVINGRMRGYVSGIIDAEIHGVIKGEVKGQIDVNNIDVIKKEEPEDGGDGNEEA, from the coding sequence ATGAAAGAAAATAGTCAGGATAAAAATTTTATGTATAAACTGGCGGAATTTATTGTAGATAAGCGGAATCTGTTTTTTCTTATATACATAATAGCGCTTGTTTTCTGCATATTCTCAAGAAACTGGGTCAAAGTAGAGAATGACGTAACGAAGTATCTGCCTGATTCGACTGAGACGAGACAGGGACTTACGGTAATGAATGACCAGTTTGTAACATACGGAACAGCACAGGTACTGTTAGCCAACATATCATATGACAGAGCGCAGGAAGCTGCTGATATGATAGAGGATATCAATGGTGTTACGAGTGTTACATTTGATAATACAGAAGATCATTACAAAGGCACGTCTGCATTGCTTGATGTCACTTTCGACGGTGAGGAAGAGGATCAGATAAGTATCGATGCAATGAATGAGATAAAGGACAAACTCACGGGATATGATGTGTATTATTCAACTTCGGTTGCCAACGATGATTCTGCTAATCTTGAAAGCGAGATGCAGGTCGTTACGGCAATTGCAGCAGTAATCATAGTTGTTGTACTGCTTCTGACATCCAAGTCATATGCGGAGGTTCCTGTACTGCTTATAACATTTATTGCAGCAGCACTCCTTAACATGGGAACCAACTTTTTGCTTGGAACAATCTCATTTATATCTAATTCGGTTACAATCGTGCTTCAGCTTGCACTTGCAATTGATTATGCGATTATTCTGTGCCACAGATATACTGAGGAAAGAGAGAATCTTCCTGCAAGAGAGGCGACCATAACTGCACTCAGTAAGGCTATACCTGAGATTTCATCGAGCAGTCTTACCACAGTGTCAGGTCTTCTGGCACTGGCATTCATGCAGTTTAAGATTGGTGAAGACCTTGCGGTAGTCCTTATCAAGGCTATTATACTTTCACTTATTTCAGTATTTACACTGATGCCTGGTCTTATTATGGTATTCAGCAAATGGATGGATAAGACGGTACACAAGAATCTTATTCCTTCAATATCTGCGGTAGGTAAGTTTGCAATTAAGACAAAGTATATAATACCGCCTATATTTGCGGCCGTAATCATTGTTGCGTGTGTATTTGCCAATATGTGTCCTTACTGCTTCAGTACGGGAAGTACTTCTACTCCGAGAAAGAGTGAGTCAACAATCGCACAGGAGAAGATTGATTCAACCTTCGGAAGCAGGAATATGATTGCGCTTGTTGTACCTGCAGGTAATTATGAGGCAGAGAAGAATCTTCTTGCTGACCTTGATGCGTGCGATGAAGTTAAGTCGACACAGGGACTTGCCAATACAGAGGCTATGGACGGATATATGCTTACGGACAGTCTGACACCGAGAGAGTTCTCAGAGCTTGTAGGACTTGATTATGAGGTGGCACAGCTTCTGTACAGTGCATATGCAATTAATCAGGAGAATTATGGTGAAGTAATCAATTCAAGCAGTAAGTACAGTGTACCGCTCATTGATATGTTTGAGTTCCTGCTTGATGAGATAGACAAAGGATATGTCACTCTTGAGGGTGACCTGAAAGACCAGATGGATGACCTGTCAGGGCAGCTTGATAAGGCACTTCTTCAGTTGAAGACGGATGATTACAGCCGACTGGTTGTATATCTGAATCTTCCGGAAGAGGGTGATGAGACATTTGCCTTCCTCGACAGAGTGCATGAGATGATGGCAAAGTATTATACTGATAATTATTATGTTGTTGGTAACTCAACAAGTGATTATGACCTTTCATCATCATTTTCAAGAGATAATCTTGTAATAAGTATATTGTCGGCATTGTTCGTTATAATAATTCTGCTGTTTACATTCAAATCAGCAGGACTCCCGGTGCTTCTTATACTTGTTATACAGGGAAGTATATGGATTAACTTCTCATTCCCTTATCTGATGGATTCACCGTTGTATTTCCTTGGCTATCTGGTTGTCAACTCAATTCAGATGGGTGCCAATATCGACTATGCAATAGTTATATCAAGCAGGTATGATGACCTTAAGAAGCAGCTTCCGATTAAGGAAGCAATTATTGAGACGCTTAATCAGGCGTTCCCTACAATCATAACATCGGGTTCAATCCTTGCGGCAGCAGGCATACTGATTTCATTCCTTTCAACAAACGGAGTTATATCAGCAATCGGTACATGTCTTGGACGAGGAACAATAATTTCCATTATCCTTGTTATGGGTGTACTGCCACAGATTCTTTATCTTGGTGATGTTATTATTGAAAAGACAAGATTCTCAATCAATACCGATAATCTCATACAGAATACAGGCGGAACAATGGTTATTAACGGACGTATGAGAGGTTATGTGTCAGGTATAATTGACGCTGAGATTCATGGTGTTATCAAGGGTGAAGTCAAGGGTCAGATTGATGTCAACAATATAGATGTTATTAAAAAGGAAGAACCGGAGGATGGGGGTGACGGCAATGAAGAAGCATAA
- a CDS encoding alpha/beta hydrolase-fold protein, producing MRHTAFTKYAAIITAFCITLGMVSGCGQSNDSNQTEAYAVTGEAAMQPKEEQTQQSTQAAQMEQTAQMEQTAQMEQTAQNSDAVTLPDTSEARPVVVSGEKTLGDTGKTFVNDYNPSDRSYAASDNYISPKGNRQYGTTTTVEYYSSTLGTTRKADVILPYGYDASKSYPVLYMLHGMGGSNKSWSDMGVKYIVENVHYENGVPDMIIVCVDCFVSTQDQDSVPIREMSAAYDLTESEVMNDLMPYINNNYSTKTGRDNTAIAGYSLGGRCALAIGFKHQDRFGYIGAFSAASGVIPNGSEGRILATLMDDFVLEYGNFPMILINVGETDGICGDSCRFYDDALTQREIKHIFYEMEGDHEGTVWQNGLYNFVKRIFV from the coding sequence ATGAGACATACAGCATTTACAAAGTACGCAGCAATTATTACAGCATTCTGCATTACATTGGGAATGGTAAGCGGCTGCGGACAGAGCAATGACAGTAATCAGACAGAAGCATACGCTGTCACAGGCGAAGCAGCAATGCAGCCGAAAGAGGAACAGACACAGCAGAGCACACAGGCTGCACAGATGGAACAGACGGCACAGATGGAACAGACGGCACAGATGGAACAGACGGCACAGAATTCAGACGCAGTTACACTCCCTGATACATCAGAAGCAAGACCGGTGGTGGTTTCGGGAGAGAAGACACTTGGAGACACGGGTAAGACATTTGTTAATGATTACAATCCTTCGGATCGTTCATATGCGGCATCTGACAACTACATATCTCCAAAGGGTAACAGACAGTATGGCACAACCACAACTGTTGAGTATTATTCGTCAACACTTGGCACAACGCGCAAGGCTGATGTGATTCTTCCTTATGGATATGATGCCTCGAAGAGTTATCCGGTTCTTTATATGCTTCATGGAATGGGAGGCAGCAACAAGAGCTGGAGTGATATGGGCGTTAAGTATATTGTTGAAAATGTACATTATGAGAATGGTGTTCCGGATATGATAATAGTATGTGTTGACTGCTTTGTATCAACACAGGACCAGGACAGCGTCCCTATAAGAGAGATGAGTGCTGCATATGACCTTACTGAGAGCGAGGTGATGAATGACCTCATGCCATATATAAATAACAACTATTCAACTAAGACAGGCCGCGATAATACTGCAATCGCGGGATACTCTCTCGGAGGCAGATGTGCGCTTGCAATAGGTTTTAAGCATCAGGATCGGTTTGGATATATCGGTGCTTTTTCAGCAGCATCAGGCGTAATACCTAATGGCTCGGAAGGAAGAATACTTGCTACACTCATGGATGATTTTGTGCTTGAGTACGGCAATTTCCCAATGATTCTTATAAATGTCGGCGAGACGGACGGTATATGCGGTGACTCATGCCGGTTCTATGATGATGCGCTGACACAGAGAGAAATTAAGCATATATTCTATGAGATGGAAGGTGACCATGAAGGAACCGTATGGCAGAATGGCCTTTATAACTTTGTAAAGAGAATATTTGTATAG
- a CDS encoding ABC transporter ATP-binding protein/permease — protein MKNLRIIKQLVVRFQGWRAILYFGEIILMGIINGITVVMLSDIVGLITDTAVSGGNIWDTDIVKRIIIFSVLEFGVSNILGVCYNNEAKRTGATMRNIVFGKALMLPVSFYENNHTGDFMSKLTYDTNMASGIFGSRFRRVMMPVIIVCVCVVPMFMKCPPVMAGLLVLCILSLALNLAMVPVLAGYSRSISDDNKAISRSVTDMLQGMETIRMFPLQSVIGQKYNEANERCGRNMKKQGRIESVVAALRNAFDLIGAVAFLAMGIIYIQKYNGKVGSLLALYTMYGAFQYNFLMMGQYIPSLTSWLVNAERVLEFLELPEESFRNCSDYNAANVPAQADVEFDNITFAYEGQEQKIFDGYSAAFTMGKSYAITGESGRGKSTLMKILMGFYRISGGSIRIGGHDIYELGLENTRKLIAYIPQEPYMFHDTVRENIRNGNPAASDEEIIRAAKKANAHDFILQLENGYDTILGERGNTLSGGQRQRVAIARAILKNAPVIILDEATSALDNESEQLIQQSINDMKDGRLILMIAHRPSTIATADAEWRIV, from the coding sequence ATGAAGAATCTGAGAATTATAAAACAGCTTGTCGTCCGTTTTCAGGGATGGCGTGCAATTCTTTATTTTGGTGAGATAATCCTTATGGGCATTATAAATGGTATAACGGTTGTGATGCTCTCGGACATAGTCGGGCTTATTACCGATACGGCTGTGTCAGGCGGAAACATTTGGGATACTGACATAGTGAAGAGAATAATTATATTTTCTGTATTGGAATTTGGAGTGAGTAATATTCTTGGCGTATGTTACAATAACGAAGCCAAGCGTACAGGAGCAACTATGCGCAATATCGTATTTGGAAAGGCGCTGATGCTGCCGGTAAGCTTCTATGAGAATAATCACACCGGAGATTTCATGTCAAAGCTTACATATGATACCAATATGGCTTCAGGAATATTCGGCTCAAGATTCAGACGTGTTATGATGCCTGTAATCATTGTCTGCGTCTGTGTTGTTCCCATGTTTATGAAATGTCCGCCGGTTATGGCAGGACTGCTTGTGCTGTGCATCCTGTCACTCGCACTTAATCTGGCAATGGTTCCGGTGCTTGCAGGCTACAGCCGCAGTATCTCGGATGATAATAAGGCAATAAGCCGTTCTGTTACAGATATGCTTCAGGGAATGGAGACAATAAGAATGTTTCCGCTCCAATCAGTTATAGGACAGAAGTATAATGAAGCCAACGAACGGTGCGGACGTAATATGAAGAAGCAGGGAAGAATTGAGTCAGTCGTGGCGGCATTGCGTAATGCATTTGACCTGATTGGCGCAGTAGCATTTCTTGCAATGGGAATTATATATATACAGAAATATAACGGTAAGGTTGGCAGCCTGCTGGCACTGTACACAATGTATGGTGCATTTCAGTATAATTTTCTTATGATGGGACAGTACATACCAAGTCTTACAAGCTGGCTGGTCAATGCAGAGCGTGTATTGGAGTTCCTCGAGCTTCCCGAAGAAAGTTTCCGTAATTGTAGTGATTATAATGCTGCAAATGTTCCTGCTCAGGCAGATGTTGAATTCGATAATATAACATTTGCATATGAGGGACAGGAGCAGAAGATATTTGACGGGTACAGCGCGGCGTTTACAATGGGGAAGAGCTATGCCATTACAGGAGAGTCAGGACGCGGTAAAAGTACATTAATGAAAATTCTTATGGGGTTCTACAGAATCAGCGGAGGAAGTATAAGAATAGGCGGGCATGATATATATGAGCTTGGACTTGAGAATACAAGAAAGCTTATTGCCTACATTCCGCAGGAGCCGTATATGTTTCATGATACTGTCCGTGAGAACATACGTAACGGTAATCCGGCTGCGTCTGATGAGGAGATAATCCGGGCAGCAAAAAAAGCCAATGCACATGATTTTATATTACAGCTGGAGAATGGATATGACACAATCCTCGGCGAACGTGGCAATACACTGTCGGGAGGTCAGAGGCAGCGGGTAGCGATAGCACGTGCAATACTCAAAAATGCACCGGTTATTATACTTGACGAGGCAACCTCGGCGTTAGATAATGAATCAGAACAGCTTATACAGCAATCAATCAATGATATGAAGGATGGCAGGCTGATTCTTATGATAGCACACAGACCGTCGACAATAGCAACGGCGGATGCGGAATGGAGAATAGTGTGA